In one window of Thermodesulfobacteriota bacterium DNA:
- a CDS encoding phosphatidylglycerol lysyltransferase domain-containing protein has protein sequence MPFTPPKYPKFAGLNREARDFLQPALKALEPEVSELTFANLYLFRKAHGYMLSALPDGSPVISGEDDGAAFFILPAVLPPIELLADLFRRFGSMKCVTENRAKELSELGFSVAEDRDNFDYLYSRQELSSLAGRRYHRKKNLVNYFTGRYRYEAGPLLPEHGKDALAILEEWRAGEDGPGDYEAAREGLELSEELGLCGGIYFVEGRPAAYTLGEELNTRTFVIHFEKGAPGFKGLLQFVNKSFASILPEKYELINREQDLGLAGLRKAKMSYRPTGFVRKYRVSKGNREL, from the coding sequence TTGCCGTTTACCCCGCCCAAATACCCAAAGTTCGCAGGATTGAACCGGGAGGCAAGAGATTTCCTGCAACCGGCGCTCAAGGCGCTTGAGCCGGAGGTCTCTGAGCTCACCTTCGCAAACCTTTATCTCTTCAGGAAGGCCCACGGGTACATGCTATCCGCGCTCCCTGACGGCAGCCCGGTCATATCCGGGGAAGACGACGGGGCAGCATTCTTCATCCTGCCCGCGGTCCTTCCCCCGATCGAACTGCTCGCAGACCTTTTCCGGAGGTTCGGCTCGATGAAGTGCGTTACGGAAAATCGCGCGAAGGAGCTCTCGGAGCTGGGCTTCAGTGTTGCCGAGGACAGGGACAATTTCGACTACCTGTACTCGCGGCAAGAGCTTTCAAGCCTTGCAGGCCGTAGGTATCACAGGAAGAAGAACCTTGTGAACTACTTTACGGGGCGATACAGGTACGAGGCCGGGCCTCTTCTTCCCGAACACGGGAAAGACGCCCTCGCCATATTGGAGGAGTGGCGGGCAGGAGAGGACGGCCCCGGCGACTACGAGGCGGCGAGGGAGGGGCTCGAGCTCTCGGAGGAGCTCGGGCTTTGCGGCGGGATATACTTCGTCGAGGGCAGGCCCGCCGCATACACGCTGGGCGAAGAGCTCAACACCCGCACATTCGTCATACACTTCGAAAAGGGGGCGCCCGGCTTCAAGGGGCTCCTCCAGTTCGTGAACAAGAGCTTCGCCTCCATACTCCCGGAGAAATACGAGCTCATAAACAGGGAGCAGGACCTGGGCCTCGCTGGGCTCCGGAAAGCCAAGATGAGCTACAGGCCGACAGGGTTCGTTAGGAAATACAGGGTGTCCAAAGGCAATCGCGAGCTATAA
- the hrcA gene encoding heat-inducible transcriptional repressor HrcA — MQGFSQRTSNVLRAIVQDFIRTAEPVSSKAISTNYSLGISPATIRNIMAELEVHGYLKQPHTSAGRIPTEKSFRYYIDGMRELREPEKEDKDLLRKSCERAAGLEEMLSDTAKALSSITSCAGLMFIPRRESFVIKHISLLPIDASGVIVLLVSRHGQVESKIVRMEGIAKLELERISNYLNSFAGGLTLKGLRARIIDEMQRDKNLYDELLLKALRLGAEALEDSGRAGENDIVVEGKINVLEQPEFRDDVERMKKIFSAFEEKSLLVKLLDKSLDESGIRIYLGSESAVEEFEGLGFVTAPYGSREALGTLGVVGPVRMDYSRIIPLVDYASGLLTKVL; from the coding sequence ATGCAGGGATTTTCACAACGCACAAGCAATGTCCTTAGGGCGATTGTACAGGACTTCATCAGGACCGCGGAGCCGGTAAGCTCCAAGGCCATCTCCACGAACTATTCCCTCGGCATAAGCCCGGCCACCATAAGGAACATCATGGCCGAGCTCGAGGTCCACGGGTATTTGAAGCAGCCGCACACGTCAGCCGGAAGGATACCCACGGAAAAGAGCTTCAGGTACTATATCGACGGCATGCGGGAGCTCCGTGAGCCGGAGAAGGAGGACAAGGACCTCTTAAGGAAGAGCTGCGAGCGGGCCGCCGGCCTCGAAGAGATGCTCTCGGACACCGCAAAGGCGCTCTCGTCCATAACCAGCTGCGCCGGGCTCATGTTCATTCCCAGGAGGGAGAGTTTCGTAATAAAGCACATAAGCCTCCTCCCCATAGACGCGTCCGGTGTCATAGTGCTCCTGGTCTCGAGGCACGGGCAGGTCGAGAGCAAGATCGTCCGCATGGAAGGGATAGCGAAGCTCGAGCTTGAGAGGATATCCAATTACCTGAACTCCTTTGCCGGCGGGCTTACCCTCAAGGGCCTCCGGGCCCGGATAATCGACGAGATGCAGAGGGACAAGAACCTCTATGACGAGCTCCTCCTGAAGGCCCTGCGCCTCGGGGCCGAGGCGCTCGAAGACAGCGGCAGGGCCGGGGAGAACGACATAGTGGTCGAGGGAAAGATCAATGTCCTGGAGCAGCCGGAGTTCAGGGACGACGTCGAGAGGATGAAGAAGATATTCTCCGCCTTCGAGGAGAAGAGCCTGCTTGTAAAGCTTCTGGACAAGAGCCTTGACGAGAGCGGCATCCGCATATACCTCGGCTCCGAGAGCGCGGTCGAGGAGTTCGAGGGGCTGGGCTTCGTTACGGCCCCCTACGGCAGCAGGGAAGCGCTCGGCACGCTCGGCGTGGTCGGCCCGGTCCGCATGGACTACTCCAGGATAATACCCCTGGTGGACTACGCCTCCGGACTGCTTACGAAGGTCCTTTAG
- the grpE gene encoding nucleotide exchange factor GrpE — MDRDEGTEKEARRDEGAADEGAPIAETPEEEIRRLSDQLEAKSLEAAGNYDKYLRALADLENYRKRAEREKAEAISFANESLMEEILPIVDNFERALAHANGEGSTESLRQGVKLTVDQVYGALRKFGLQEIKAAGEKFDPALHHAISEEETGEAEPGTVVKEFQKGYLLKGRLLRPAMVAVARRPAGS, encoded by the coding sequence ATGGACAGGGACGAAGGCACGGAAAAAGAGGCCCGGAGGGATGAGGGCGCGGCGGATGAAGGCGCGCCGATTGCCGAGACGCCGGAGGAGGAGATAAGGCGCTTAAGCGACCAGCTCGAGGCCAAGTCACTGGAGGCCGCGGGGAACTACGACAAGTACCTGAGGGCGCTCGCGGACCTCGAGAACTACAGGAAAAGGGCCGAGAGGGAGAAGGCCGAGGCCATAAGCTTCGCGAACGAGAGCCTCATGGAGGAGATACTGCCCATAGTGGACAATTTCGAGAGGGCCCTTGCCCACGCGAACGGCGAGGGTAGTACGGAGTCGCTCAGGCAGGGAGTGAAGCTCACCGTGGACCAGGTCTACGGCGCGCTCAGGAAATTCGGACTTCAGGAGATAAAGGCGGCAGGGGAGAAGTTCGACCCCGCGCTGCATCACGCGATATCCGAGGAGGAGACAGGGGAGGCCGAGCCCGGGACGGTCGTGAAGGAGTTCCAGAAGGGCTATCTTTTGAAAGGGAGGCTCTTGAGGCCGGCCATGGTGGCCGTTGCCAGGCGCCCGGCCGGCTCATAA
- the dnaJ gene encoding molecular chaperone DnaJ: MMDEKDFYKILGVSRDATVDEIKKAYRKLAHQYHPDKHAGDKEKEDRFKLINEAYETLKDPQKKANYDRFGYAGSGAGFGGGGAPGGFGADFQDIFGEVFSDFFGGGGRRRPGPERGADLRFDLEISFDEAAFGTEKTVKVERTVACSACSGSGAKPGTHPVTCSTCGGAGQVRFQQGFFSIARTCPACQGQGSVIKDPCGECRGSGKTRSVAPLTIKIPGGVDTGSRLRLAGEGEYGDRNGPSGDLYIFITVRPHPIFRREKDDVICEVPISFSQAGLGAEIEVPTIEGPAKLKVPAGTQSGKLFRLPGRGIASVHTGRRGDEQVIIKVETPTKLNKRQKELLQEFAEISGEDTTPLRKNFFSKVKEIFE; encoded by the coding sequence ATGATGGACGAAAAGGATTTCTATAAGATACTCGGCGTTTCCAGGGACGCGACCGTTGACGAGATAAAGAAGGCGTACCGGAAGCTCGCGCACCAGTACCACCCCGACAAGCACGCCGGGGACAAGGAAAAAGAGGACAGGTTCAAGCTCATAAACGAGGCCTACGAAACGCTCAAGGACCCGCAGAAAAAGGCCAATTACGACAGGTTCGGCTATGCCGGTTCCGGCGCGGGCTTTGGCGGGGGCGGAGCCCCCGGCGGCTTTGGCGCGGACTTCCAGGACATCTTCGGCGAGGTCTTCTCCGACTTCTTCGGCGGAGGCGGAAGGAGGCGGCCCGGGCCGGAGCGCGGGGCGGATCTCCGCTTCGACCTCGAGATAAGCTTCGACGAGGCGGCCTTCGGGACGGAGAAGACCGTGAAGGTGGAGCGTACCGTCGCCTGCTCCGCCTGCTCCGGGAGCGGCGCAAAGCCCGGCACCCATCCGGTGACCTGCTCGACCTGCGGCGGGGCCGGCCAGGTCAGGTTCCAGCAGGGGTTTTTCAGCATAGCCAGGACCTGCCCGGCGTGCCAGGGGCAGGGGAGCGTCATAAAGGACCCCTGCGGCGAGTGCAGGGGGAGCGGCAAGACCAGGTCGGTTGCGCCGCTTACTATCAAGATACCCGGCGGGGTCGATACAGGCTCGAGGTTAAGACTGGCCGGCGAAGGCGAGTACGGCGACAGGAACGGTCCGTCCGGGGACCTGTACATCTTCATCACGGTCAGGCCGCACCCGATATTCAGGCGCGAGAAGGACGACGTAATCTGCGAGGTGCCGATAAGCTTCAGCCAGGCCGGGCTCGGCGCCGAGATAGAGGTGCCCACCATAGAGGGCCCGGCCAAGCTCAAGGTGCCTGCCGGCACCCAGTCCGGGAAGTTGTTCAGGCTCCCGGGCAGGGGCATAGCCTCGGTGCACACCGGAAGGCGCGGCGACGAGCAGGTCATTATAAAGGTAGAGACGCCGACAAAGCTCAACAAGAGGCAGAAGGAGCTCCTCCAGGAGTTCGCGGAGATAAGCGGCGAGGACACGACCCCGCTGAGAAAAAACTTCTTCTCAAAGGTCAAGGAAATCTTCGAATGA
- a CDS encoding penicillin-binding protein activator produces MRKAIIAFLALLLLAPGADAFWFSDKTKTDDLLVIFEELDLKGADAETVRKLEGYVDSNPRSDYMDEALLRLGRIYRDRKELPKAAETYRLLLFSFPASKFRHDASIELGLIEYRTGRLDQAREAFEAVRKDRDASIAQRAKAARFLSEIEKASFGITVPSNLPAIGVLLPLSGDYASFGEEALSGILLASGIFGPRARQVEVIVKDVSDPASVSGAVQELASNPRVLGLIGPLLSTNALDVARQAQMNRLPVITLSQREGVTDAGDYVFRNFLTPEDQARALAAHASKELGARRFAVLHPQSSYGTELARHFEMAVKENGGTVVRKASYPQGTADFTDTVRRIFGVQTKERKEGRRVIREFEPTIQADALFIPDSHEQAALIAPYLEYFSIKGVRLLGSNGWNSPRLVELAGRNVEGAVFVDGFYATSRRGGTEEFARDYNATFGKSPGILSAHAFDSARMLLHAVAGSGPGYGRDDVRDRLKGLKEFRGATGAISFNPRREAVKRLFILTVENGRIVEAGY; encoded by the coding sequence ATGAGAAAAGCCATAATAGCCTTTCTGGCGCTCCTTCTCCTGGCCCCCGGGGCCGACGCCTTCTGGTTCAGCGACAAAACGAAGACTGACGACCTCCTGGTGATTTTCGAGGAACTCGACCTGAAGGGCGCGGACGCCGAGACGGTCCGCAAGCTCGAGGGCTACGTGGACTCGAACCCCCGGTCCGACTACATGGACGAGGCGCTCCTCAGGCTCGGCCGCATTTACAGGGACAGGAAGGAGCTCCCGAAGGCCGCCGAGACGTACAGGCTGCTCCTTTTCAGTTTCCCCGCGAGCAAGTTCAGGCACGACGCCTCGATAGAGCTCGGGTTAATCGAATACAGGACAGGCAGGCTCGACCAGGCAAGGGAGGCGTTCGAGGCGGTCAGGAAGGACAGGGACGCTTCCATCGCGCAGCGCGCCAAGGCCGCAAGGTTCCTGTCTGAAATAGAAAAGGCCTCGTTCGGAATAACCGTCCCCTCGAACCTCCCGGCGATCGGGGTGCTCCTTCCCTTAAGCGGCGATTACGCGTCGTTCGGAGAGGAGGCGCTCTCGGGCATCCTCCTCGCGTCCGGCATATTCGGCCCGAGGGCCCGGCAGGTGGAGGTCATAGTGAAAGACGTCTCGGACCCGGCCTCGGTATCCGGGGCGGTCCAGGAGCTCGCCTCGAACCCGAGGGTCCTGGGCCTCATAGGGCCGCTCCTAAGCACCAACGCGCTCGATGTCGCAAGGCAGGCCCAGATGAACAGGCTTCCGGTAATCACCCTTTCGCAGAGGGAGGGGGTCACCGACGCCGGAGACTACGTATTCAGGAACTTCCTCACCCCCGAGGACCAGGCGCGGGCGCTCGCCGCGCACGCGTCAAAGGAGCTGGGCGCCAGGCGTTTCGCCGTGCTCCATCCGCAGAGCTCCTATGGGACCGAGCTTGCCAGGCACTTCGAGATGGCCGTAAAGGAGAACGGAGGCACAGTCGTCCGTAAGGCCTCCTACCCCCAAGGCACCGCGGATTTCACCGACACCGTGAGAAGGATTTTCGGCGTGCAGACGAAGGAGCGGAAGGAAGGTAGGCGCGTAATAAGGGAGTTCGAGCCGACTATCCAGGCGGACGCGCTCTTCATCCCCGATTCCCACGAGCAGGCCGCTCTCATCGCGCCGTACCTCGAATACTTCAGCATCAAGGGCGTGAGGCTCCTCGGCTCGAACGGCTGGAACTCGCCGAGGCTCGTGGAGCTTGCCGGCAGGAACGTCGAGGGCGCGGTCTTCGTGGACGGGTTCTACGCCACGAGCAGGAGGGGCGGGACCGAGGAGTTCGCGCGCGACTACAACGCGACCTTCGGGAAGAGCCCCGGCATACTCTCGGCCCACGCCTTCGACTCGGCCCGCATGCTCCTCCATGCCGTCGCGGGATCAGGCCCCGGCTACGGCAGGGATGACGTGAGGGACAGGCTGAAGGGGCTTAAGGAGTTCAGGGGCGCAACGGGCGCCATTTCCTTCAACCCGAGGAGGGAGGCCGTAAAAAGGCTCTTCATCCTCACGGTTGAGAACGGCCGCATCGTGGAGGCGGGCTACTAG
- the moaC gene encoding cyclic pyranopterin monophosphate synthase MoaC: MALTHIDGRGKARMVDVTAKDVTERVATARGRVLMKKETLDLVLANEVKKGDVLGVARVAGIMAAKRTGELIPLCHPLNITSVDVEFEPVMDPPGIDISATARVASKTGVEMEALTAVSVAALTIYDMCKAADKGMELTDIRLVSKTGGKSGDYTRE, from the coding sequence ATGGCTCTTACCCACATAGACGGGCGCGGAAAGGCCCGCATGGTAGACGTGACGGCCAAGGACGTGACCGAGAGGGTCGCGACGGCAAGGGGACGCGTGCTTATGAAAAAGGAGACCCTGGACCTCGTCCTCGCGAACGAGGTGAAAAAAGGGGACGTCCTCGGCGTCGCAAGGGTGGCTGGCATAATGGCGGCCAAGAGGACAGGCGAGCTCATACCGCTCTGCCATCCTCTTAACATTACGAGCGTGGATGTGGAGTTCGAGCCGGTAATGGACCCGCCTGGCATCGACATCTCGGCGACAGCCAGGGTGGCCTCAAAGACCGGCGTTGAGATGGAGGCGCTCACGGCAGTGTCTGTCGCGGCCCTTACCATATACGACATGTGCAAGGCAGCCGACAAGGGCATGGAGCTCACCGACATAAGGCTTGTAAGCAAGACCGGCGGCAAGAGCGGCGATTACACCCGCGAGTGA
- the dksA gene encoding RNA polymerase-binding protein DksA: MERDRLEYFKILLNEKFEELLSEAGKTVSGMSGKEENFPDPTDRASLETDRNFLLRVKDRERKLITKIKEALKRIDDGSYGVCELCGEDISEKRLEARPVTTCCIECKKEEEEFEKARNA; this comes from the coding sequence ATGGAAAGGGACAGGCTCGAGTACTTCAAGATCCTCCTCAACGAAAAATTCGAAGAGCTCTTGAGCGAGGCGGGAAAGACCGTTTCAGGGATGAGCGGAAAGGAAGAGAACTTCCCGGACCCGACCGACCGCGCCTCCCTTGAGACGGACAGGAACTTCCTGCTCCGCGTCAAGGACAGGGAAAGAAAGCTCATAACCAAAATCAAGGAGGCCCTGAAGAGGATAGACGACGGCAGTTACGGCGTCTGCGAACTCTGCGGCGAGGACATATCGGAGAAGAGGCTCGAGGCAAGACCGGTCACCACCTGCTGCATAGAATGCAAGAAGGAAGAAGAGGAATTCGAAAAAGCGAGAAATGCTTAA
- the galT gene encoding galactose-1-phosphate uridylyltransferase, which yields MPELRKDPIVGRWVIISTERGKRPSEFEFTQPTLKAGFCPFCPGNEPKTPSEVLAYRKNGGSPNSSGWHVRVVPNKYPALKVEGELNREGDGVYDKMSGVGAHEVIIESPQHTDTLARIAPQQFEEVLWAYRDRIIDLKKDQRLRYILIFKNHGEAAGATLEHSHSQLIALPIIPKRVAEELDGSLEYFNFKERCVFCDIIRQETMQGVRVVSENRDFLAITPYAPKAPFEIWIMPKVHESSFENSQKHQYENLALIFSDVLKRIDKVLNFPPYNFILHAAPVKDGSSQFYHWHFELIPKLTKLAGFEWGSGFYINPTPPEEAAKFLREAKV from the coding sequence ATGCCAGAATTAAGAAAAGACCCGATTGTCGGAAGATGGGTCATCATCTCGACCGAGCGCGGAAAGCGCCCGTCGGAGTTCGAGTTCACCCAGCCTACGCTTAAGGCAGGCTTCTGCCCGTTCTGCCCGGGGAACGAACCGAAGACCCCGTCCGAGGTGCTCGCGTACAGGAAGAACGGGGGTTCTCCCAATTCCTCCGGCTGGCACGTGCGCGTGGTCCCGAACAAGTACCCGGCCTTGAAAGTGGAGGGCGAGCTCAACAGGGAGGGCGACGGCGTCTACGACAAGATGAGCGGCGTGGGGGCCCACGAGGTAATAATAGAGTCGCCGCAGCACACGGACACCCTCGCCCGCATAGCGCCGCAGCAGTTCGAGGAGGTGCTGTGGGCTTACAGGGACAGGATAATAGACTTGAAGAAGGACCAGCGCCTCCGCTATATACTGATATTCAAGAACCACGGCGAGGCGGCCGGCGCCACCCTTGAGCACAGCCACTCGCAGCTCATTGCGCTCCCCATCATACCCAAGAGGGTAGCCGAGGAGCTCGACGGCTCGCTCGAATACTTCAACTTCAAGGAGCGGTGCGTCTTCTGCGACATAATAAGGCAGGAGACGATGCAGGGCGTGCGCGTGGTCTCGGAGAACAGGGACTTCCTGGCCATAACCCCCTACGCGCCGAAGGCACCCTTCGAAATATGGATAATGCCCAAGGTCCACGAATCGAGCTTCGAGAACTCGCAGAAGCACCAGTACGAGAACCTCGCGCTCATTTTCTCGGACGTCCTGAAGAGAATAGACAAGGTCCTTAACTTCCCGCCGTACAACTTCATCCTGCACGCCGCGCCCGTAAAGGACGGCTCGTCCCAGTTCTACCATTGGCATTTCGAGCTTATACCGAAGCTTACGAAGCTGGCGGGCTTCGAGTGGGGCTCGGGCTTTTACATCAACCCGACCCCGCCGGAGGAGGCGGCCAAGTTCCTAAGAGAGGCTAAGGTCTGA
- a CDS encoding ATP-binding protein, translating to MEYDIIEKVNELAASGGKLEERLESAARLFALKFHFDECLFFLAGEGGALKLAASSSGLCTTGVLSYGKGEGLPALAVERGALVEAQKEPRGAEWEGIPDRGLEGVSTALVYPLGGKAPFGVIYLKSRERTRPSLVKKQLLKVAAIQASLMVRNAALIEDHRKAHSELMEIQARLASSEKLLALGDMAATMAHEIRNPLLSIGGYAARLKRQLPPGSPGLVYLDKMSHEIGRIEKIMNGIIRFLKDNLVELKPDDLNGILDEALNVFADEFSAHGITVERRSRHAPLPVLADREQMKIAFDNIIANAIQSMEKGGALRVVTSRSGDFAVAEVSDTGGGIDPKHIGNIFNPFFTTKKHGTGLGLPIANSIITRHRGGIEVRNEGRGASFTIKLPYSGAARPGAGVPPVEAGRAV from the coding sequence ATGGAATATGATATAATAGAGAAAGTAAACGAGCTCGCCGCTTCCGGCGGAAAGCTCGAAGAGAGGCTTGAAAGCGCAGCCAGGCTCTTTGCCCTGAAGTTCCATTTCGACGAGTGCCTTTTTTTCCTGGCAGGCGAGGGCGGTGCTCTCAAGCTCGCCGCCTCGTCGAGCGGGCTTTGCACGACGGGGGTCCTCTCCTACGGAAAGGGCGAGGGGCTTCCGGCGTTAGCGGTCGAAAGAGGGGCCCTGGTCGAGGCGCAGAAGGAGCCCCGGGGGGCCGAGTGGGAGGGGATACCGGACCGCGGCCTCGAGGGCGTCAGTACCGCGCTCGTATATCCCCTCGGCGGCAAGGCGCCGTTTGGCGTCATTTATCTGAAGTCGAGGGAGAGGACGAGGCCCTCGCTCGTAAAAAAGCAGCTCCTTAAGGTCGCGGCGATACAGGCGTCGCTCATGGTAAGGAACGCGGCGCTCATCGAGGACCATAGAAAGGCCCATTCGGAGCTGATGGAGATACAGGCCAGGCTAGCAAGCTCCGAGAAGCTCCTTGCGCTGGGCGACATGGCGGCCACGATGGCGCACGAGATACGGAACCCGCTTCTGAGCATCGGCGGCTATGCGGCCAGGCTCAAAAGGCAGCTCCCGCCAGGCTCCCCCGGCCTTGTCTATCTCGACAAGATGTCGCACGAGATAGGCCGTATCGAGAAGATAATGAACGGCATCATCCGGTTCCTCAAGGACAACCTCGTGGAGCTTAAGCCGGATGACCTGAACGGCATACTTGACGAGGCGCTTAACGTCTTTGCCGACGAGTTTTCGGCCCACGGCATAACCGTCGAGAGGCGCTCCAGGCATGCGCCGCTTCCGGTGCTCGCGGACAGGGAGCAGATGAAGATAGCTTTTGACAACATAATAGCCAATGCGATACAGTCGATGGAAAAGGGAGGCGCGCTCAGGGTGGTGACCTCCCGCTCGGGCGATTTCGCGGTCGCGGAGGTCTCGGACACCGGCGGCGGCATCGACCCGAAGCACATCGGGAACATCTTCAACCCCTTCTTCACCACGAAAAAGCACGGCACCGGCCTTGGTCTGCCGATAGCCAACTCCATCATAACGAGGCACAGAGGGGGGATCGAGGTCCGTAACGAGGGCCGCGGGGCCTCTTTCACCATTAAGCTTCCGTATTCGGGCGCGGCTCGGCCGGGCGCCGGCGTCCCGCCAGTAGAGGCGGGCCGGGCGGTCTGA
- a CDS encoding response regulator, with amino-acid sequence MKKRILVVDDEEGLRLLYKEELEDEGWEVDLAASGEESLEKLEKDSIDLVLLDIKMPGMDGVEVLRRVKEKWKDLPVILCTAYPHYKHDFGTWASDAYITKSSDLTELKQTIKEILGKKR; translated from the coding sequence ATGAAGAAAAGGATCCTTGTTGTCGACGACGAAGAGGGGCTCCGGCTCCTTTACAAGGAGGAGCTCGAGGACGAGGGCTGGGAAGTCGACCTGGCCGCCTCGGGCGAAGAGTCGCTGGAGAAGCTCGAAAAGGACTCGATAGACCTGGTGCTCCTTGACATCAAGATGCCGGGCATGGACGGGGTCGAGGTGCTCCGCCGCGTCAAGGAGAAATGGAAGGACCTGCCCGTGATACTCTGCACGGCATACCCGCACTACAAGCACGACTTCGGCACATGGGCGTCCGACGCCTACATCACGAAGTCGTCCGACCTTACGGAACTCAAGCAGACCATCAAGGAAATCCTCGGAAAGAAACGATGA
- a CDS encoding complex I NDUFA9 subunit family protein: protein MILVTGGTGFVGSSLAKELLRDGRSVRCLSRRPERAAGLREAGCELFRGDVTSISTVLKAITPEVEAVVHLVGILNESRGSTYRAVHVDGTRNVIDACRGMGVSRLIHMSALGARASSGSVYHRTKWEAEELVRSSGLDYTIFRPSVIFGRGDHFTTVFARAMSCLPAVFVPGDGRSRMQPVSVNDVSRAFAMSLAKKQAKVKTLDLAGLEALTLDEVIDRIGATIGRKRRKVHVPMLLMDINAFLLEKILPRPPVSRESLKMLLEDNTTSMNAIVEVFGMVPESLETGMKAYLN from the coding sequence ATGATCCTCGTTACCGGCGGAACAGGTTTCGTCGGTAGCAGCCTGGCAAAGGAACTCCTCCGCGACGGAAGGAGCGTGCGCTGCCTCTCAAGGCGCCCGGAAAGGGCGGCTGGGCTAAGGGAGGCCGGGTGCGAGCTCTTCAGGGGCGACGTTACGAGCATCTCGACGGTATTGAAGGCCATAACGCCTGAGGTGGAGGCAGTCGTCCACCTCGTCGGCATACTGAACGAGTCTAGGGGCTCCACCTACAGGGCCGTCCACGTCGACGGGACGCGTAACGTTATCGACGCCTGCAGGGGGATGGGGGTTTCCCGGCTCATACACATGAGCGCGCTCGGGGCCAGGGCCTCGTCCGGTAGCGTTTACCACAGGACCAAGTGGGAAGCAGAGGAGCTGGTACGCTCGTCGGGGCTCGACTACACCATATTCAGGCCCTCCGTGATATTCGGCAGGGGGGACCATTTCACGACCGTCTTCGCCAGGGCCATGTCGTGCCTGCCGGCTGTATTCGTGCCAGGGGACGGCAGGAGCAGGATGCAGCCCGTGTCCGTAAACGACGTCTCCCGCGCGTTCGCAATGTCCCTCGCGAAGAAGCAGGCGAAAGTGAAAACTCTCGACCTGGCGGGGCTGGAAGCTCTCACGCTCGACGAGGTAATCGACAGGATAGGCGCAACGATCGGCAGGAAAAGGAGAAAGGTCCACGTGCCCATGCTCCTTATGGACATTAACGCCTTCCTTCTGGAAAAGATCCTTCCCAGGCCCCCCGTCTCAAGGGAATCGCTCAAGATGCTCCTTGAGGACAATACCACCTCGATGAACGCCATAGTAGAGGTGTTCGGCATGGTCCCTGAAAGCCTTGAAACCGGGATGAAGGCGTATCTCAACTGA